The Mytilus galloprovincialis chromosome 3, xbMytGall1.hap1.1, whole genome shotgun sequence genomic interval tctccccttaaaatgtGGGTCAGTGATTATGTTCCTTTAAGTTCTTCCTAAAGTGTTCTTGAACTATAAAATGTTTTATCAGTAATCATATATCTGAATAAGAGGAGTTGTGCTTACTTGAGACTGTTATCACATATTGCAATATTGAAGTAAATAAAtttggattatctccccttaacatgTAGGAATAGGGTATATTCCTGTATGCACATTTTCGTGTATTGTTCTACATCAGTGTGGAGTTTCATCAATATTCATTTAGCCATTAAGGAGGAGCTGAGCTTACAAGGCACACAGACGGACAGTTGAACACACAGGGTATTTCCTATATACACCCAATACTTTGTTTGAAGTGAATTTGAAACattaaaattgttcaattttgaAATCAAGAATTTTTCGAAACTGATTATATGTGAGGATAAATGATATTTAACAGCATCATATCAATTTATTACCATTAGCTTTTCTATTCAAaataccatcttggggtaaaaaacttacCAGTAAAATGTACACAAATAATTGTGCTCCTATAACCTATTTATgctttaaattatctccctttgttatAAGCATGcagtttattatttttctgttcttACCTCCAAGCATTTCTAAATTGTAAACTATCCATTATAACTGTAATAGCACCACCTTCTCCATTGTCTTCTTCTAAAACAACCCCTACTGTCTGAGAATTAAAATTCTGTAATGATTAACATTAAATATATAGCCTGTAATTATACACAATCTGGTCATGACAACAGTCTAAAACAACCCCTACTGTCTAAAAATTAAAATTCTGTAATAATCAACATTAAATATATAGCTTGTAATTATACACAATCTATATATAACTTATTTCTCTTAAACAAAAGTACAATGGTATAGAGACATACAGCTTACAAAAGTACACAATCTAACATAAACAACAGTCATGTTACTCAGTACTCATATTGAGTGGCATGCAAGCAAGGTTAAAAATTATTTCTAATCTGGTATTTtaacctttataaaaaaaaatgttggcaacctctttattgttaattttttttaaacaaagctgATTGATACAAATATATGTAATTTATTTCAAGAACTAGGCCAtacataataaattaacaaattatgGGTTTAATGTAATTAAACACAAAGACTGCTATTCAAATTGCTTTCTGGTGAAAAATAATAGAGATGCCAGTGACTGGGAAAGGAAATTTAAAATGGTTTTATTGTCAAATaacaaaagatttgtatgttACAGTTCCTAGGGCCATCAAATACATACAGTCCATGAACCCTGCCTTTTCCAGTCATTGTGATTgtctatttaatgaaaaattatttttcacaTCTTCAAATTAGTTCATTGTACAAATAAAATCACActtgtaaactttttttttcaaatatcaaatcattTATTGAAGCACCATTTCATAAACATGAGAAATGTGCAGTTAGTAGCTCATTTGAAATACTGTAAAaatctatatttgttgtatttctCACCTGTTGTTCATTTCTACTTTGGGCTATATGTTTCTTTGCTTGTACAAATCTTTGGATAGCAAGGAGTATTAATATAAAGGCTAAACCAAGAAAAACTGGTCCTGTTACTCTATTGCCAAATATATCCCTGaaggctaaaaattaaaaaaaaatcagacactGCTTAATTCTGTATCATGGCACAATTAAGTACTGGAAAACTTCTTTACAAATGCATTTGAAAACCACAAATGAATTTTTTCCACTCTTTGCAACTTAAAAgtaatgtttaaaaagtaaaatacagttAAACACATATGATACTAcattatgtaatatttttttttatacatactgGAATCAGATAATTTCAAACATGAGGATTAAGATAAGATGTCCTTTTGCATGAGAATTTCAAATTCCTGAGCATTCAGTATCaagaaattttaaacaattctgtccattttgttgtttatttaattACATATAAATTTTGTAACTGTAAATTAGCATTTATGTTTAGTACtgaaatcttatatttttttagataatggtgtgttgttgtgttgctgtttAATGGTCATCCACCATACAAACCCTcatatttatatgaaaaagaaataagCATGAATAAAATGAGATATTGGGGTCAACATCAATCATTGAGAAAtgaaaaaattctaaaacaaaatcTAATGACCCAAATAGATGATAATGATGAATGGCTGCTTATTAACATGCATACTGAGGATGTGTTAATGTAATAtgaatattaacaataacaacatcaacaacaacaacaatactttattttaagagggttacacagttagctacataactaatcttccctgaggccctcatcatgagaaatcaaacaaaatgcaaacatatacattgcatacagtagtataaaaagtcaagtatgataataatgttcaatacaacttgaaaaaatgtgatgaaaaaataaacatgatgacagttttcaatattattgatacagctaggttgatttcaataaatgccctgttattttgtatttgaaagaattaacatttgtaatattttttaacgGTATTGGTAAATTATTCtacaagaatggtccagaatacataaaagattttttgaacaattctgtttttggtttagggagtatgaggtttccttgaacagcatttctcaaggggtatggatttctgtctgaaaagaatggtccagaatacataaaagattttttgaacaattctgtttttggtttagggagtatgaggtttccttgaacagcatttctcaaggggtatggatttctgtctgaaacataatgaaacttgttagtaagatatgatggggcatcatttttaatgcacttaaatgtcatcactaacttatgatattttattctctgttcaactgtcatccagtttaatTGTTTGAATAAAGGTGCAGAAGGAGCAAATGggtctgtttctagtattaatctagccgccctcttttgtaattttaatatcctttttaaacccTCACTGCTACAACCACTCCACACTATACAACAATTAACCCGCTCTGTACAAGGCCGACGCACTGAGCCAGAATTTCTAAGCTGCTACTTCATCAGATAAGAGTCTGCACGAAGACATGTCACCTTAACCAGATACATTATTCTGAATCTGAGATGACTAGCCTTGGCTCTTACTCCTTAATGCCGTGTGCTTTGCAGAAAAGCAACAAATACCAATTTTAGTCTTTGGTTTGACTCTGCTAGGGTTCAAACCCACAAACTCCCACACTCAAGGAGAGACCCAATGTTTCTTGTAACTACATGGAGACATACTTACCAAGCCAGGTTAGTATACTGCCAaccaaaataaatacaacagCCACAATACAGAGAATGATGGCTCGACGTAATGtctgttttctatgttgtacAAGACCAAAAAATGTGTGTAGTCCAGACCTGGTGTTATGAGCCCTAGCCACACCAGAATGTGTgtgaaacataataattacactatttgtctgcatcaagtcctaaaatgaaaaaaaaatatatatacagtcacATCAAAACTTTACCGTAATTGACAAGTATTAGAACAAGCAGCAAAAGATCCTTTTTTGAGGAATTTTCTTGTTCATTTTGTCTTGACATTCATTATTAAATGCACCTTTATTCACATTCTAAATTTTCAGTACAAATTCGATTCACTACATGTACAAAAAAGAAGATCTGACACAGATGTAAAATTTAACTGTTGCAATGATGCAggttaattgttttgaaattagatttttcattaacaatttaaatacatgtaagcACGTTTTTCCTTGTATCAGTTCAGCTAGATATATTTAGCCTACTCACagtattcttttttgttttctagAGGTGTGCCTGAGGTGTGCCTGAGACGAAGGTTTTATATATACCTcctatatatatacttatatatgaaaactgttgtttcttatttgtgtttgtaactatgtatactgtcatgactgtattgtttattatatttgtaaaagaataatatcataatgatattatattatgctccttgtgagtccattttatggaaataaagcatctttttcttcttcttcttctatctTAAACTGTTACTGTCCAGAATCTTTGTACACTGACATGTATTAGTTTTCAGCTGACCCTATCATTAGGgttttattataaaaatctaATTGAACAACATAAACTTGACTGTAAATTGGATAAATTCATTGTAAGTTAAAACTGTTCAGTGTGAACTATTTTTAGTAATGGTACGATGTATTAAAAATGGGAGACAATTCAATATATTATACTTACATTACTCATGcaatcattttcaaattaaaattagtTCAGCTATATATAACACAGTTTCCAGTTTAACAATTCCATCTCTACCATGATAAACTGTTTTAAGGCATGAATCAAAAGAcctgaaacaagaatgtgtccaaagtacacggatgccccactcccactatcattttccatgttcaatggaccgtgaaattggataaaaaatataattaggctttaaattagaaagataatatcaaagggaacatttgtactaagtttcaagttgattggacttcaacttcatcaaaaactaacttggccaaaaactttaacctgaaacatgcact includes:
- the LOC143068349 gene encoding uncharacterized protein LOC143068349 isoform X2, giving the protein MSNDLMQTNSVIIMFHTHSGVARAHNTRSGLHTFFGLVQHRKQTLRRAIILCIVAVVFILVGSILTWLAFRDIFGNRVTGPVFLGLAFILILLAIQRFVQAKKHIAQSRNEQQTVGVVLEEDNGEGGAITVIMDSLQFRNAWRDPDQEESVPPPSYTEATDTSCIEPPVVVPVVSPDENEAPPSYEEAIEDSQHSISDVEMSERQPG
- the LOC143068349 gene encoding uncharacterized protein LOC143068349 isoform X1 produces the protein MSNDLMQTNSVIIMFHTHSGVARAHNTRSGLHTFFGLVQHRKQTLRRAIILCIVAVVFILVGSILTWLAFRDIFGNRVTGPVFLGLAFILILLAIQRFVQAKKHIAQSRNEQQNFNSQTVGVVLEEDNGEGGAITVIMDSLQFRNAWRDPDQEESVPPPSYTEATDTSCIEPPVVVPVVSPDENEAPPSYEEAIEDSQHSISDVEMSERQPG